From a single Leptidea sinapis chromosome 19, ilLepSina1.1, whole genome shotgun sequence genomic region:
- the LOC126969782 gene encoding uncharacterized protein LOC126969782 encodes MATAISNTTKKVSNSNTNQTVRKKSGPKFELSDEQKRDIKEAFDLFDTENTGKIDTKELKVAIRALGFEPRKEEIKKMIAEIDKGDGKVSYEDFLDLMTVKMAEKDTKEEIMKAFKLFDDDGTGKISFKNLKRVAKELGENLTDEELHEMIDEADRDGDGEINQEEFLRIMKKTSLY; translated from the exons ATG GCTACTGCTATAAGTAACACCACAAAAAAAGTGTCCAACAGCAATACTAATCAAACTGTTCGTAAGAAATCAGGACCCAAATTTGAGCTTTCAGATGAACAAAAAAGAGACATTAAGGAGGCATTTGATCTATTTGATACAGAAAACACGGGGAAAATTGATACCAAGGAGTTGAAAGTTGCAATTAGAGCTTTAGGCTTTGAGCCTAGAAAGGAGGAAATTAAAAAGATGATAGCAGAAATAGATAAAGGAGATGGCAAAGTTTCTTATGAGGACTTTCTTGATTTGATGACAGTAAAAATGGCTGAAAAAGATACTAAGGAGGAAATTATGAAagcatttaaattatttgatgatGATGGAACAG GAAAAATATCATTCAAAAATCTAAAAAGGGTTGCTAAAGAGCTTGGTGAAAATTTAACAGATGAAGAATTACATGAAATGATAGACGAAGCAGATAGAGATGGTGATGGAGAAATAAATCAAGAAGAGTTTTTACGTATAATGAAGAAAACTagtttgtattaa
- the LOC126969780 gene encoding uncharacterized protein LOC126969780, with translation MDNISADKEVQVCDKQETLNESALICIAKEIERFNDGSSVQRDTSYSIFRKIRKFKINIKSKKNIIKILTNKLNLACELAQNILRAKEERIQELERELQSKSKLLKQDNKESLESSSAMSLKNIKTLISQTYKSLFSNNANTSELNEMEMLHEILRICNEKCTCIFEKNMKIKNLERKNNFLTTKLRITENSLEHVTKNLESIRNERDRLNNEKDTTAITLLPWLLCYILS, from the exons ATGGATAACATATCTGCGGATAAAGAAGTACAAGTATGTGACAAACAGGAAACACTGAATGAATCCGCACTAATTTGTATTGCCAAAGAAATAGAAcg ATTTAATGACGGTTCTTCAGTGCAGAGAGATACCAGTTATTCAATATTTAGAAAGATAAGAAAATTCaagattaatataaaatcaaaaaagaatataatcaaaattttaaCGAATAAACTCAACCTGGCTTGTG AATTAGCTCAAAATATCTTGAGAGCAAAAGAAGAAAGAATTCAAGAATTAGAGAGAGAGTTACAATCGAAAAGTAAACTGCTTAAACAGGACAACAAGGAATCATTGGAAAGTTCATCAGCTATgagcttaaaaaatattaaaacccTAATAAGTCAAACATACAAAAGTTTATTTTCGAACAATGCTAATACATCAGAATTAAATGAAATGGAAATGTTACATGAAATACTAAGAATTTGTAATGAAAAATGTACTTGtatctttgaaaaaaatatgaaaataaaaaatctcgAAAGGAAGAATAATTTCCTTACAACTAAATTAAGAATAACGGAAAATAGCTTGGAGCATGTTACAAAAAATTTGGAGAGTATTCGGAATGAGAGGGATAGATTAAATAATGAAAAG gaCACTACTGCAATCACCCTGCTTCCATGGTTGTTGTGTTACATACTATcatga
- the LOC126969779 gene encoding ribose-5-phosphate isomerase — MISSTLVKVQQHFCRNKKIALRARHQFNEMSLEQAKQVAAYRAVDEFVKNDSIFGVGSGSTVVYAVQRLAERVETENLKVVCIPTSFQAKQLIIKHNLILGELETNPVIDVTIDGADEVDRNMTLIKGGGGCLLQEKIVASCSKKLIIIADYTKDSQKLGDRYKKGIPIEVIPMAYMPIKNKIISIYGGDIKLRNAIAKAGPVVTDNGNFILDWMFTNQDLDWEKVSNIIKLIPGVVEIGLFVNMCHKAYFGQPEGSVIERSV, encoded by the coding sequence ATGATATCGAGTACATTGGTCAAGGTGCAACAACACTtttgtcgtaataaaaaaattgcattaagGGCTCGGCATCAGTTCAACGAAATGTCCTTAGAGCAAGCTAAACAAGTGGCTGCGTACAGAGCAGTGGACGAGTTTGTTAAAAATGATAGCATATTTGGTGTTGGAAGTGGTTCAACGGTTGTTTACGCAGTGCAGCGATTAGCTGAGAGAGTCGAAACTGAAAATTTAAAAGTGGTGTGTATTCCTACTTCCTTTCAAGCTAAACAGCTGATCATAAAACATAACCTTATCCTAGGCGAACTTGAAACTAACCCGGTCATAGATGTAACAATTGATGGTGCAGATGAGGTTGATAGGAATATGACACTAATCAAAGGAGGTGGAGGTTGTTTACTTCAGGAAAAAATTGTTGCTTCTTGTTCAaagaaacttattattatagcaGACTATACAAAAGATTCACAGAAACTAGGTGATAGATATAAGAAAGGAATTCCTATAGAAGTTATTCCCATGGCTTATATGCctataaagaataaaattatcTCTATATATGGAGGGGACATCAAACTGCGCAATGCAATTGCGAAAGCAGGCCCAGTTGTGACTGACAATGGTAATTTTATATTGGATTGGATGTTTACAAATCAGGATTTGGACTGGGAGAAAGTTAGCAACATCATAAAGTTGATACCTGGTGTTGTTGAAATTGGACTGTTTGTAAATATGTGCCATAAAGCATATTTTGGACAACCAGAGGGTTCTGTTATTGAAAGATCTGTTTAG